A genomic window from Methanobrevibacter sp. TLL-48-HuF1 includes:
- a CDS encoding transposase, whose product MVKRKFDRNQAKLGINTLDWNVPENHISRFVVEFVEEVFPLLNIKEPKKKKGRDSLPVDSMLKLLIYAKIQHIDRTSIIADMARYHDIFKYVCDDIRPSERSIQRYRREYGHYFEVLLQMTLKKAFDEGFTEFNHVAIDGTIKKAYNSNNNTITKKETQILIDYYEGRPIDPECLEKLHKPAQRLLEKKDIDDEDKLELLYGIKTQFTFTGQDKIPVNDIEARFMKGKKGNFMVAYNIQSAVDYDTKLICAINVTQNPTDHYELPIIAERAIRNINTTPKYISADTIYLNQISLSYLADKKIDGLIPNRKQSKEKIGKLNPNPYHKDHFEYDYELDAFKCPKNQYMHFFAKYIEPHKDPEKPDKIKRLYNNYEACKNCKARNKCLTGKQTHKTITEYGSEMQKAMNEKMEKQEYKDEYSKRSSVEGPFGIFKEQFQIEKEVVIGMVKTEERINLDALAYNLIRLHNIKQEIKNTTEDLEDFCESTSIKNQLKLDVTIF is encoded by the coding sequence ATGGTTAAAAGAAAGTTTGATAGGAATCAGGCAAAATTGGGCATTAATACTCTTGATTGGAATGTTCCGGAGAATCATATTTCTCGTTTTGTTGTTGAATTTGTTGAAGAAGTTTTTCCACTTTTAAATATCAAAGAACCCAAGAAAAAGAAAGGAAGAGACTCCCTTCCAGTGGATTCCATGTTAAAATTGCTTATTTATGCCAAAATCCAACATATTGATAGAACATCAATAATTGCAGATATGGCGCGATACCATGATATATTTAAATACGTGTGCGATGATATTAGACCTTCTGAAAGATCAATCCAAAGATATCGAAGAGAATATGGCCATTATTTTGAAGTATTGCTGCAAATGACATTAAAAAAGGCCTTTGATGAAGGATTCACTGAATTTAATCACGTTGCCATTGATGGAACCATCAAAAAAGCATACAATTCCAACAACAACACCATTACAAAAAAAGAAACTCAAATATTGATCGATTACTACGAAGGACGACCTATTGACCCTGAATGTCTTGAAAAACTTCACAAACCTGCTCAAAGATTATTGGAAAAGAAAGACATAGATGATGAAGATAAATTAGAACTATTATATGGAATAAAAACACAATTTACATTCACAGGACAGGATAAAATTCCAGTAAATGATATAGAAGCAAGATTTATGAAAGGAAAGAAAGGAAACTTCATGGTTGCTTATAATATCCAATCTGCAGTCGATTATGATACCAAATTAATCTGTGCAATAAACGTCACACAAAACCCGACAGACCACTACGAACTACCAATAATCGCAGAAAGAGCAATAAGAAACATTAACACCACACCAAAGTATATAAGTGCCGATACAATATACTTAAACCAAATATCACTATCATACTTAGCAGATAAAAAAATAGATGGTTTAATACCAAATAGAAAGCAAAGTAAAGAAAAAATAGGAAAATTAAATCCAAATCCATACCATAAAGACCATTTTGAATATGATTATGAATTAGATGCATTCAAATGCCCAAAAAATCAATATATGCACTTTTTCGCAAAATACATCGAACCACACAAAGATCCAGAAAAACCAGACAAAATAAAAAGACTCTACAACAATTATGAAGCCTGTAAAAACTGCAAAGCACGAAACAAATGCTTAACAGGCAAACAAACACACAAAACCATCACAGAATACGGATCAGAAATGCAAAAAGCAATGAACGAAAAAATGGAAAAACAGGAATATAAAGACGAATATAGCAAAAGATCAAGCGTTGAAGGACCATTTGGAATATTCAAAGAACAATTCCAAATAGAAAAAGAAGTAGTCATCGGAATGGTAAAAACAGAAGAAAGAATAAACTTAGATGCATTAGCATATAATTTAATACGACTACACAACATAAAACAAGAAATAAAAAACACAACAGAAGATTTAGAAGATTTCTGCGAAAGCACATCCATTAAAAACCAATTAAAACTTGATGTAACAATATTTTAA
- a CDS encoding pseudomurein-binding repeat-containing protein translates to MNSIAYWLVQNQKKYKKRDHYQILTLKGNCKDIEKKAKKLGNDKLVAMYTMAAIKDNNSLDFLPNYVTLKNKEQIDKAEYVDMAIRTESYIRANGRLPAIVYRKSTLPDYNDSTMKLFIKTYTFKGNSIDEALAAIAKKKLYSKYFDSQKTDKKTITDAKEGKGSNCVDWGQVYYRIAKSLGYDVQFVHVKCRVSGTGHIRLRLRHKKNTSGKWINCDPAAVADTTSGNVRSIWCEDGNVIAYDPSWIFTDLYSS, encoded by the coding sequence ATGAATTCAATAGCATACTGGCTTGTTCAAAACCAAAAGAAATACAAAAAACGTGACCATTACCAGATATTAACATTAAAAGGTAATTGCAAAGACATAGAAAAGAAAGCTAAGAAACTAGGAAATGATAAGCTAGTGGCAATGTATACAATGGCAGCTATTAAAGACAACAACTCATTGGATTTCCTTCCAAACTATGTAACCTTAAAAAACAAGGAACAAATTGATAAAGCTGAATATGTGGACATGGCAATTAGAACTGAAAGCTATATCAGGGCCAACGGAAGACTTCCTGCAATTGTATATCGCAAGTCAACATTACCTGACTATAACGATTCAACAATGAAGTTATTTATAAAGACTTATACTTTTAAAGGTAATAGTATTGATGAAGCTTTAGCAGCAATAGCTAAGAAGAAATTGTACAGCAAATACTTTGATTCACAAAAAACAGATAAGAAAACAATAACAGATGCTAAAGAGGGTAAAGGTTCTAATTGTGTGGACTGGGGACAAGTATATTACAGAATAGCTAAAAGCTTAGGCTATGATGTTCAGTTTGTTCACGTTAAATGCAGAGTCTCAGGAACAGGTCATATAAGATTAAGGTTAAGACATAAGAAAAATACTTCAGGAAAGTGGATTAACTGTGATCCTGCAGCAGTAGCTGATACAACTTCAGGCAATGTAAGATCAATTTGGTGTGAAGATGGAAATGTTATTGCTTATGATCCATCATGGATATTTACAGATTTGTACAGCAGTTAA
- the nifU gene encoding Fe-S cluster assembly scaffold protein NifU, which translates to MYSEKVMDHFANPRNSGEMENPDGVGTVGNPTCGDLMTIYIKVKDDVITDISFQTFGCGAAIATSSMITEIAIGKTLEEALKISRNGVAEELDGLPPVKMHCSNLAADALKAAIDNYYEKSN; encoded by the coding sequence ATGTACAGTGAAAAAGTTATGGATCATTTTGCAAATCCAAGAAATTCAGGAGAAATGGAAAATCCTGACGGAGTAGGAACAGTAGGAAACCCAACCTGCGGGGATTTGATGACTATCTATATTAAAGTTAAGGATGATGTTATCACCGATATTTCATTCCAAACCTTCGGTTGCGGAGCAGCTATTGCTACAAGCAGTATGATTACTGAAATAGCTATTGGCAAAACATTGGAGGAAGCATTAAAAATTAGTCGTAATGGCGTGGCAGAAGAATTGGACGGTCTTCCACCAGTTAAAATGCACTGTTCCAATTTGGCTGCAGATGCACTTAAGGCAGCTATTGACAACTATTATGAAAAGTCTAATTAA
- a CDS encoding TOPRIM nucleotidyl transferase/hydrolase domain-containing protein, producing MDSKFLRYYFEKRLYLENPPLKMKDFIKFCNNRGINIKKSKLEEFEKRGLFYPIFRFKAVYNEVSNVYMAPSFDDYVNEDFMKLYDDYIHIPKDKDFLEFDNFYDKDIGICKIYSYYSSFQIYSLVFLLNNDKLIKDPIPAMDKFIDILIATQIYAPYGRSNMRNYSLKTNYEDFHKRLDEFDLEDTLKIIDADEDELYSVYAKICNELDKYLGSDYAIQLWKSVDWKKKDKCIGYTRLGIEYLQWAMMLKRCIEDYLGREIFDVDEVQGDWEKVKNVIPSDEKGATLRGYRNEVFTNKNTGEYEFNLKRRKSYYLANSLTLDYHPKILLFVEGKTEEIMIPKFFEFYGFNHKNLGIEIIDIGGILNFYSSKTFVNAPNNKPFKAVVNNFFNLINFNLKLWQAIPCFIGDRENDIINKLISGKMFDTKDLLNQIDLSDMDDSDRDFVANDDLNDNLVTGWSWIWDNDFEIDNFKPTEIQRAINDVCGTNISLEDVENIYDSCKNNEKKGIKDIDPKVKNHKIEINKKAFEYMKEDIEKSLNISINDRKIFSILDELIDMSILNHSPVNTSHALRNQKELSLCILKDYNIFKRDEDGI from the coding sequence ATGGATTCAAAATTTTTAAGATATTACTTTGAAAAGAGATTATATTTAGAAAACCCTCCTTTAAAAATGAAGGACTTCATAAAATTTTGCAATAATAGAGGAATTAATATTAAAAAAAGTAAATTGGAAGAATTTGAAAAAAGAGGTCTTTTTTATCCTATATTTAGATTTAAGGCAGTGTATAATGAAGTTAGTAATGTTTATATGGCCCCTAGTTTTGATGATTATGTTAATGAGGATTTCATGAAATTATATGATGATTACATTCATATTCCAAAAGATAAAGACTTTCTGGAATTTGATAACTTCTATGATAAAGATATTGGAATTTGTAAAATATATTCATATTACTCATCTTTTCAGATTTATTCGTTAGTGTTTTTATTAAATAATGATAAATTAATAAAAGATCCAATTCCAGCTATGGATAAATTTATTGATATATTAATTGCAACTCAAATATATGCTCCATATGGTAGATCTAATATGAGAAATTATTCTCTTAAAACAAATTATGAGGATTTTCATAAAAGATTAGATGAATTTGATTTGGAAGACACTTTAAAGATTATTGATGCAGATGAAGATGAGTTATATTCGGTTTATGCTAAAATATGCAATGAATTAGATAAATATTTGGGCAGTGACTATGCAATACAATTGTGGAAAAGTGTTGATTGGAAGAAAAAAGACAAATGTATTGGTTATACAAGATTGGGAATTGAATATTTGCAGTGGGCAATGATGCTTAAAAGATGCATAGAAGATTATCTTGGTAGAGAAATATTTGATGTGGATGAAGTTCAGGGGGATTGGGAAAAAGTGAAAAATGTCATTCCTTCTGATGAGAAGGGTGCTACTCTAAGAGGATATCGAAATGAAGTTTTTACCAATAAAAATACTGGTGAATATGAGTTTAATTTGAAACGAAGAAAATCATACTATTTAGCTAATTCTTTAACTTTGGATTATCATCCCAAAATTCTATTATTTGTAGAAGGAAAAACTGAAGAAATTATGATTCCAAAGTTTTTTGAATTCTATGGTTTTAATCATAAAAATTTAGGGATAGAAATTATTGACATTGGAGGAATTCTAAATTTTTATAGTTCTAAAACTTTTGTTAATGCTCCAAACAATAAACCTTTTAAAGCGGTTGTTAATAACTTTTTTAACTTAATTAATTTTAATTTAAAGTTATGGCAAGCTATTCCATGTTTTATAGGGGATAGAGAAAACGATATTATCAACAAATTAATTTCAGGTAAAATGTTTGATACTAAAGATTTATTAAATCAAATTGATTTATCGGATATGGATGATTCAGATAGAGATTTTGTTGCAAATGATGATTTAAATGATAATTTAGTAACTGGTTGGAGTTGGATTTGGGATAATGATTTTGAAATAGATAATTTTAAACCAACTGAGATTCAAAGAGCAATAAATGATGTTTGTGGGACAAATATTTCGCTTGAAGATGTTGAAAACATTTATGATTCCTGTAAAAATAATGAGAAAAAAGGAATAAAAGATATTGATCCTAAAGTTAAAAATCATAAAATTGAGATAAATAAAAAAGCATTTGAATATATGAAAGAAGACATTGAAAAATCTTTGAATATTTCGATAAATGATAGAAAAATATTTTCTATTCTCGATGAATTAATTGATATGTCTATTTTAAATCATTCTCCAGTAAATACATCTCATGCTTTAAGAAACCAAAAAGAATTAAGTTTATGTATTTTAAAAGATTATAATATATTCAAAAGGGATGAGGATGGAATTTAA
- a CDS encoding cysteine desulfurase family protein: MYLDNSATTAVSEEVLKEMEPYFRESYGNPSTLYSVGREAKKGLDEARQRVADAINADPKEIIFTSGGSESDNLAIKGIALKLRGKGNHIITSEIEHPAVKETLHFLETLDFKVTYLPVYENGIVKVEDVKDAITPETILITIMHGNNEIGTLQPIAEIGKLARERKILFHTDAVQTFGKVKVDVEELNVDLLSLSSHKIHGPKGVGALYIKKGVRITPLIHGGGQERGIRSGTENVPGIVGFGKACEIANNNLEENYARLVKTRDEIIEKVLDAVPKSYLNGDRNERLPNVINFRFSSIEGESLILLLDAKGYQASTGSACSSKTLEASPVLKALNLDDVDVHGSLRISLGSQTHFDDVDGLVEAIKESVATLRKMSPLWNSDEKYEEMMGQSK; encoded by the coding sequence ATGTATTTGGATAATTCAGCAACTACTGCAGTTAGTGAAGAAGTACTAAAAGAAATGGAGCCTTATTTCAGAGAATCCTATGGAAATCCGTCTACTTTGTACTCTGTTGGTCGTGAAGCTAAAAAGGGTTTAGATGAAGCAAGACAAAGAGTAGCTGATGCTATTAATGCAGATCCTAAAGAAATAATATTTACCAGTGGCGGATCAGAATCTGATAATTTAGCTATTAAAGGTATAGCTTTAAAATTAAGAGGTAAGGGAAACCATATTATTACTTCTGAAATTGAACATCCTGCAGTTAAAGAAACACTCCATTTCCTTGAAACTTTAGATTTCAAAGTAACTTACCTGCCGGTTTATGAAAACGGTATTGTAAAAGTAGAGGATGTTAAAGATGCTATTACTCCCGAAACAATCTTAATTACCATTATGCATGGTAATAATGAAATTGGTACTCTTCAGCCAATTGCTGAGATTGGTAAATTAGCAAGAGAACGTAAAATTCTTTTCCACACTGATGCAGTCCAGACATTCGGTAAAGTTAAAGTGGATGTTGAAGAATTAAATGTTGATTTATTATCCTTATCATCTCATAAAATCCATGGTCCAAAAGGTGTTGGAGCATTATATATTAAAAAAGGTGTTAGAATAACTCCTCTTATTCATGGTGGTGGCCAGGAAAGAGGAATCAGGTCAGGTACTGAAAATGTTCCAGGTATTGTTGGATTCGGTAAAGCATGTGAAATAGCTAATAATAATCTGGAAGAAAATTATGCAAGATTAGTTAAAACAAGAGATGAAATTATTGAAAAAGTATTGGATGCAGTTCCTAAATCTTATCTTAATGGTGATAGGAATGAAAGACTGCCTAATGTCATTAATTTCAGATTCTCATCTATTGAAGGAGAATCATTAATTCTCCTTTTAGATGCAAAAGGATATCAGGCATCAACAGGGTCAGCCTGTTCATCTAAAACTTTAGAAGCATCTCCTGTATTAAAAGCTCTTAATCTTGATGATGTTGATGTACATGGTTCCTTAAGAATATCTTTAGGTTCTCAAACTCACTTCGATGATGTTGACGGTTTAGTAGAAGCAATTAAAGAGTCAGTAGCTACTTTAAGGAAAATGTCTCCTTTATGGAATTCTGATGAAAAATATGAAGAAATGATGGGTCAAAGTAAATAA
- a CDS encoding O-acetylhomoserine aminocarboxypropyltransferase/cysteine synthase family protein, whose protein sequence is MVEKRQYKSSTLGVRAGQEPDPVTGACAVPIYQTSSYVFKDAAEAARRFGLQEFGQIYSRLTNPTTEVFEKRIAAIEGGNSGLGTSSGLAAITYAILNITSPGDEIVSADNLYGGTYQLFDYTFKDLARNVKFVDSTDLQAFEDAITDKTKAVYCESIGNPKLDVPDFEALAEIAHSHDIPLIVDNTIGVGLVRPLEHGADVIAASATKYVGGHGTSIGGYIVDSGKFNWGNGKFPQFTEPDPSYHGLVFWDAFGDVPELGNIAFTLRARARLLRDLGSTQAPVNSFLFLQGLESLDVRVKRHSENALKVAKFLESHPKVKWVSYPGLESHPSHETAKKYLNGYYAGILGVGIEGGEEAGKEFINNLELFSLLANIGDAKSLAIHPASTTHQQLSEEEQLATGVTPDFVRLSIGLEDADDLIDDLSRALDKI, encoded by the coding sequence ATGGTAGAAAAAAGACAATACAAATCATCCACATTAGGTGTACGTGCAGGTCAAGAACCTGATCCGGTTACTGGAGCATGTGCTGTACCGATTTATCAAACAAGTTCATATGTATTTAAAGATGCTGCAGAAGCAGCAAGGAGGTTTGGATTACAGGAATTTGGTCAAATTTACTCCAGATTAACTAATCCAACAACTGAAGTATTTGAAAAAAGGATAGCTGCTATTGAAGGAGGTAATTCTGGATTAGGTACTTCAAGCGGTCTTGCAGCAATTACTTATGCAATTTTAAACATTACCTCTCCAGGTGATGAAATTGTATCTGCAGATAATCTTTACGGCGGAACTTACCAGTTATTTGATTACACCTTCAAAGATTTGGCAAGGAATGTTAAATTTGTGGATTCAACTGATTTACAGGCATTTGAAGATGCGATTACTGATAAAACCAAAGCTGTTTACTGTGAATCTATCGGTAATCCAAAATTAGATGTACCTGATTTCGAAGCTTTAGCTGAAATTGCTCATAGTCATGATATTCCATTAATTGTAGATAATACAATTGGTGTAGGTTTAGTAAGACCTTTGGAACATGGTGCTGATGTTATTGCAGCTTCTGCAACTAAATATGTTGGAGGTCATGGAACTTCTATTGGAGGATACATTGTAGATTCAGGTAAATTTAACTGGGGTAATGGTAAATTCCCACAATTCACAGAACCTGATCCAAGTTATCATGGATTAGTATTCTGGGATGCATTTGGGGATGTTCCAGAACTTGGAAATATAGCTTTTACCTTAAGGGCTAGAGCAAGATTATTACGTGACTTGGGATCAACTCAGGCACCAGTTAACAGTTTCTTGTTTTTACAAGGGCTTGAAAGTTTGGATGTGAGAGTAAAAAGACATTCTGAAAATGCTTTAAAAGTAGCTAAATTCTTAGAATCACATCCTAAAGTTAAATGGGTAAGTTATCCTGGTTTAGAATCTCATCCTTCACATGAAACTGCTAAAAAATACTTAAATGGTTATTATGCAGGTATTTTAGGTGTTGGTATTGAAGGCGGAGAGGAAGCAGGTAAGGAATTTATCAATAACTTGGAATTATTCTCTCTTCTTGCAAATATTGGTGATGCAAAAAGTTTAGCAATACATCCTGCAAGTACTACTCACCAACAACTTTCAGAAGAAGAACAATTAGCTACTGGTGTTACACCGGACTTTGTAAGGTTGTCTATTGGTCTTGAAGATGCAGATGACTTGATTGATGATCTTTCACGTGCTTTAGATAAAATTTAA
- a CDS encoding desulfoferrodoxin family protein: MVEYGKIFKCEDCGSIVEVLVDAHEEKACCDSSKNIIEPQTEGDKAPKHVPVISVDGNEVTVAVGEVQHPMDDDHFIQFVELIVGDERYIKHFKPGDVPKATFTVDADLLAANEAIAREFCNLHGLWASQ, from the coding sequence ATGGTAGAATATGGAAAAATATTCAAATGTGAAGACTGCGGAAGCATAGTTGAAGTTTTAGTAGATGCACACGAAGAAAAAGCTTGCTGTGACTCTTCTAAAAATATAATCGAACCTCAAACTGAAGGAGATAAAGCTCCTAAACATGTTCCGGTTATATCAGTTGATGGGAACGAAGTTACAGTTGCTGTTGGTGAAGTTCAACATCCGATGGACGATGACCATTTCATCCAATTTGTTGAATTAATCGTTGGTGATGAAAGATATATCAAACATTTCAAACCAGGTGATGTTCCAAAAGCTACATTTACTGTTGATGCAGATTTACTTGCTGCAAACGAAGCAATTGCAAGGGAATTCTGTAACTTACACGGCCTTTGGGCCAGCCAATAA